A part of Cystobacter fuscus DSM 2262 genomic DNA contains:
- a CDS encoding TetR/AcrR family transcriptional regulator, whose translation MATRPPAHTLDPRKTPGQKRSEATVAAVLEAAARILETEGFEGYTTNAVARRAGVSIGSLYQYFPSKDAITKALMLRETTTLLADVAAIDTETSGRTGLQRLIEVAVAYQFRRPALARLLDVEERRLPVGQEVQRVGELLTRTLQRCLDASDMAVTPCPPFVADDLLAIMKGLVDAAGDRGERDDATLVARVNRAVFGYLEHAPARRNGHGYMGDTLRALASPESPLLPTGRNADE comes from the coding sequence ATGGCCACCCGACCCCCTGCACACACGCTCGACCCGAGGAAGACGCCCGGCCAGAAGCGCTCGGAGGCGACCGTCGCCGCCGTGCTCGAAGCGGCTGCTCGCATTCTGGAAACGGAGGGCTTCGAGGGCTATACGACCAACGCGGTGGCCCGGCGCGCTGGCGTCAGCATCGGCTCCCTGTACCAGTACTTCCCCAGCAAGGACGCGATCACCAAGGCGCTGATGCTCAGGGAGACGACCACGCTCCTGGCGGACGTCGCCGCCATCGACACGGAGACGAGCGGGCGGACGGGCCTCCAGCGATTGATCGAGGTGGCCGTTGCCTATCAGTTCCGGCGTCCAGCCCTCGCGCGGCTGCTCGATGTGGAGGAACGTCGCCTGCCGGTCGGCCAGGAAGTGCAGCGCGTTGGTGAGTTGTTGACCCGTACGCTCCAACGCTGCCTCGACGCATCCGACATGGCGGTCACGCCGTGTCCCCCGTTCGTCGCCGACGATCTCCTGGCGATCATGAAAGGCCTCGTCGACGCCGCGGGAGACCGCGGCGAGCGCGATGACGCGACACTCGTCGCACGGGTCAACCGGGCCGTTTTCGGCTATCTGGAACACGCCCCGGCCCGGCGGAACGGACACGGGTATATGGGGGACACGCTCCGTGCTCTAGCATCACCGGAGTCTCCCTTGCTTCCAACAGGACGGAACGCCGATGAGTGA